A genomic window from Vigna radiata var. radiata cultivar VC1973A chromosome 2, Vradiata_ver6, whole genome shotgun sequence includes:
- the LOC106756164 gene encoding guanylate-binding protein 1 gives MLKLFNRGRDSPADASPPSSAVAAPSSSSASPVTGPARPIRLVYCDEKGKFRMDPEAVATLQLVKEPIGVVSVCGRARQGKSFILNQLLGKSSGFQVASTHRPCTKGLWLWSTPLKRTALDGTDYNLLLLDSEGIDAYDQTGTYSTQIFSLAVLLSSMFIYNQMGGIDEAALDRLSLVTQMTKHIRVRAAGGKTSASELGQFSPIFVWLLRDFYLDLTEDNRKITPRDYLEIALRPVEGSGRDIAAKNEIRDSIRALFPDRECFTLVRPLNNENDLQRLDQISLGKLRPEFRSGLDALTKFVFERTRPKQVGATMMTGPVLVGITESYLDALNHGAVPTISSSWQSVEEAECRRAYDSATDVYMSSFERSTAPEEGALREAHELAVQKSMAAFNASAVGVGSARKKYEDLLLRFFKKAFEDYRRNAFMEADLQCSNAIQSMEKRLRAACNASDAKIDNVAKVLDALLSEYEKTIQGPGKWHKLAVFLQRSFEGPIVDLTKRLIAKVESEKSSHALQCRLIEDKMALLMKRLEASEGEKSDYIKRYEDAIKDKKKLTDEYMNRITDLQSNRRLLDERYSGILKTLDSTKQESMDWKRKYEQVLSRQKAEEDQASSEIAALKSRSGAAEARLAAAKEQAQSAQEEAEEWKRKYDIAVREAKSALEKASIVQERTNKQTQLREDALREEFSGTLAEKEDEIRDKTAKIDHAEKCLATLNLELKAAESKIRTYDSEISSLRIEIKELTEKLKIENARAQSYEREAMVFQQEKNHLEQKYQTEFKRFDEVQERCKIAEKEAARATEVADKMRGEAGMAQKEKSEMQRLAMERLTQIERAERRIESLGREKDNLEAELQRVRDSEKDALTRAVKLEEKVQQREKDLEALLDKDKTHRRNSAQILEQLLETEREAHAQANNRAEALSLQLQSAQAKIDSLHQELTKFRLNETAFDGKLNTVSHGKRMRVDDDFGDDMDVSPRIAKVTKRTRSTSSPLKYTQPEDGGSVFEGAEENLSQRSEEDYRKFTVQKLKQELTKHNYGDQLLRLKNPNKKDIIALYEKCVLQKS, from the exons ATGCTCAAGCTTTTCAACAGAGGCAGGGATAGCCCCGCCGACGCGTCCCCGCCCTCCTCCGCCGTCGCCGCGCCGTCTTCTTCGTCGGCATCTCCGGTCACCGGCCCCGCCAGGCCCATACGCCTCGTTTATTGCGATGAGAAGGGGAAGTTCCGAATGGATCCAGAAGCTGTCGCTACGCTCCAACTTGTCAAGGAGCCCATCGGCGTCGTCTCCGTCTGCGGTCGCGCACGGCAGGGCAAGAGTTTCATCTTGAATCag ctATTAGGAAAGAGTAGTGGATTTCAAGTAGCGTCAACACATCGGCCCTGTACCAAAGGGCTTTGGTTGTGGAGTACACCTTTGAAAAGGACTGCTCTTGATGGAACAGATTATAATCTCCTGCTATTAGACAGTGAAGGAATAGATGCTTATGATCAGACA GGAACATACAGTACCCAGATATTCTCACTGGCAGTTCTTTTGTCTAGCATGTTCATTTATAACCAG ATGGGTGGTATTGATGAGGCTGCCTTGGATCGTCTTTCCCTGGTCACCCAAATGACAAAGCATATTCGTGTTAGAGCAGCTGGAGGAAAGACTTCTGCATCTGAGCTAGGACAATTTTCCCCAATTTTTGTTTGGCTTTTAAGG GACTTTTATTTGGACCTTACAGAagataacagaaaaataacaccCCGTGATTATTTGGAAATTGCCTTGAGGCCAGTTGAAGGGAGTGGAAGAGATATAGCAGCTAAAAATGAG ATTCGAGATTCCATTCGGGCTTTGTTCCCAGACCGGGAATGCTTCACTCTTGTGCGACCTTTGAACAACGAAAACGATCTACAGCGCCTGGATCAGATATCA CTTGGAAAATTAAGGCCTGAATTTCGATCTGGCCTTGATGCTTTGACAAAGTTCGTTTTTGAGAGAACAAGGCCAAAACAAGTTGGGGCAACTATGATGACTGGACCTGTCTTGGTTGGAATTACAGAATCTTATTTGGATGCGCTCAACCATGGTGCTGTGCCTACAATTTCTTCCTCCTGGCAG AGTGTCGAAGAAGCTGAGTGTCGTCGGGCATATGATTCAGCTACCGATGTTTATATGTCTTCTTTTGAGCGGTCAACGGCCCCTGAGGAA GGTGCTTTGAGGGAAGCACATGAACTAGCAGTTCAAAAGTCAATGGCTGCTTTTAATGCTAGTGCTGTAGGAGTTGGTTCAGCCAGGAAGAAATATGAGGACCTTCTTTTGAGATTCTTCAAAAAGGCATTTGAG GATTATAGGAGGAATGCATTCATGGAGGCGGATCTGCAGTGCTCAAATGCCATACAGTCAATGGAAAAGAGGCTGAGGGCAGCTTGTAATGCTTCTGATGCAAAGATTGATAATGTTGCTAAG GTTCTTGATGCTCTTTTATCTGAATATGAGAAAACTATTCAAGGTCCAGGAAAGTGGCACAAACTTGCTGTTTTCTTGCAACGAAG TTTTGAAGGCCCCATAGTTGACCTTACCAAGAGGCTAATAGCTAAAGTTGAATCAGAAAAGAGTTCTCATGCTTTACAATGTCGGTTGATTGAAGATAAGATGGCTCTTTTAATGAAACGGCTGGAAGCCAGCGAAGGTGAAAAATCTGATTACATTAAGAGATATGAGGATGCCAtcaaagataagaagaaattaaCTGATGAATATATGAATCGCATAACTGACCTGCAATCTAATCGTCGATTACTGGACGAAAGGTACTCTGGTATATTGAAAACACTAGATTCTACCAAGCAGGAATCCATggattggaaaagaaaatatgagcAAGTCTTATCGAGGCAGAAAGCCGAAGAAGATCAAGCTAGTTCTGAAATAGCAGCTCTCAAATCCCGAAGTGGTGCTGCTGAAGCAAGGTTGGCAGCAGCTAAAGAACAAGCTCAGTCTGCTCAAGAGGAGGCGGAGGAGTGGAAGCGAAAGTATGACATTGCCGTTAGAGAAGCAAAGTCTGCTTTAGAGAAAGCATCTATTGTGCAGGAGCGCACAAACAAACAGACACAGCTGAGGGAAGATGCTTTAAGAGAAGAATTTTCTGGAACTTTGGCTGAAAAA GAAGACGAAATAAGAGATAAAACCGCCAAAATTGATCATGCTGAGAAGTGTTTAGCTACCCTGAATTTAGAATTGAAG GCTGCCGAGTCAAAGATAAGAACTTATGATTCTGAAATATCATCACTGAGGATCGAAATTAAAGAGTTGACTGAgaagttgaaaattgaaaatgctAGGGCCCAATCATATGAGAGGGAAGCTATGGTTTTTCAGCAGGAGAAGAACCATCTAGAACAGAAGTACCAGACTGAGTTTAAAAGATTTGATGAGGTCCAGGAAAGGTGTAAAATTGCTGAAAAAGAAGCTGCCAGGGCTACTGAAGTGGCTGATAAAATGCGGGGTGAAGCAGGCATGGCTCAGAAGGAGAAGAGTGAGATGCAGAGACTGGCAATGGAAAGACTAACGCAGATTGAGAGGGCTGAGAGGAGAATTGAAAGTTTGGGGAGGGAGAAAGATAATTTGGAAGCTGAATTACAAAGAGTACGGGATTCGGAGAAGGATGCACTTACCAGAGCTGTGAAACTAGAGGAAAAGGTGCAACAGAGAGAGAAGGATTTAGAAGCCCTTTTGGATAAAGACAAGACCCACAGGCGCAATAGTGCGCAAATTCTCGAACAACTTCTTGAAACAGAACGTGAAGCACATGCACAGGCAAATAACCGGGCTGAGGCTCTCTCTCTGCAGCTACAATCTGCACAGGCCAAAATTGATTCTCTCCATCAAGAACTGACTAAATTTCGACTGAACGAAACCGCATTTGACGGTAAACTAAACACTGTTTCCCATGGTAAACGTATGAGGGTAGATGACGACTTTGGTGATGACATGGATGTAAGCCCAAGAATAGCAAAGGTAACCAAGAGAACTAGGAGTACATCCAGTCCACTTAAGTACACACAACCAGAAGATGGTGGTTCCGTCTTTGAGGGTGCCGAAGAAAATCTTAGCCAGCGAAGTGAGGAGGATTATAGAAAGTTTACTGTCCAGAAGCTTAAACAAGAGCTGACAAAGCACAACTATGGTGATCAGCTGCTCCGGTTGAAGAATCCCAACAAGAAAGATATCATTGCTTTGTATGAGAAATGTGTTCTTCAGAAGTCGTAG
- the LOC106755683 gene encoding nudix hydrolase 9 has product MEKGSTTVNPSSFTVLVSTPSGLSPSQISVDFSDAYDRIPHSDVSLENTISEIWEQRTLKNNSLFNGKKFRYGGCLLDAGDGSNSEPRLCLHLGLTDYRTFVGTNLSPSWERFLVPSEDDSVLCQHTSSPLGNGAVVETIDNKILVLQRSNNVGEFPGHFVFPGGHPEPQEIGITSHQYVKELAESINIKVSQEMFDSIVREVVEEIGVPASSLSIPTFIGISRRNLNVRPAAFFFIKCSLDSKEVQQFYSSAQDGYESTQLYAVPMVELENMTSRMPGCHRGGFALYKLMVDNRKIT; this is encoded by the exons ATGGAGAAAGGTTCCACCACCGTGAACCCTTCTTCCTTCACGGTTCTTGTGTCGACTCCTTCTGGCCTTTCACCTTCACAG ATTTCCGTAGACTTCAGCGACGCCTACGACCGCATCCCCCACTCCGACGTCAGTTTGGAAAACACGATTTCCGAG ATATGGGAGCAGAGGACTCTGAAGAACAATTCACTGTTCAATGGAAAGAAGTTTAGG TATGGAGGCTGTCTTCTGGACGCAGGAGATGGATCCAACAGTGAACCACGTTTATGCCTCCACCTGGGTTTGACGGATTATAG GACTTTTGTGGGGACAAATTTAAGTCCTTCATGGGAAAGGTTCCTGGTCCCATCAGAAG ATGATTCCGTTCTTTGTCAGCACACCTCCAGCCCACTAGGAAATGGTGCAGTGGTGGAAACAATAGACAATAAAATACTTGTATTACAACGAAGTAATAATGTTGGTGAATTTCCTGGACATTTTGTTTTCCCTGGAGGCCATCCTGAG CCTCAAGAAATCGGTATAACATCTCATCAATATGTCAAGGAGTTGGCAGAATCTATTAACATAAAGGTTTCACAGGAGATGTTTGATAGCATAGTTCGTGAAGTAGTTGAAGAAATTGGAGTGCCAGCCTCATCCCTT AGCATCCCCACGTTCATTGGTATATCTCGCAGGAATTTAAATGTAAGACCGGCtgcatttttctttatcaaatgtAGTCTTGATTCAAAGGAAGTTCAGCAGTTTTATTCTAGCGCACAAGATGGCTATGAATCGACTCAGCTATATGCTGTTCCAATG GTTGAACTAGAAAACATGACTTCTAGGATGCCTGGCTGTCATCGAGGTGGTTTTGCTCTCTATAAACTGATGGTTGACAACAGAAAGATTACTTGA